In Cryptomeria japonica chromosome 10, Sugi_1.0, whole genome shotgun sequence, a genomic segment contains:
- the LOC131031198 gene encoding U-box domain-containing protein 14-like: MTAVLHMDRSRSQPLAQSINVMKACEFGSISEVKRELKKLLLLVTQDKEDCSPEVYDEICDKAQALKKTKCRKPSPSKFRSFSGQLDSIPVPDIFQCLISLDLMRDPVMISNGETYDRPFIEAWLDSGHCTCPKTQEFLPHLILTPNHLVRTIIEQWCHWQGLQLKTSLTNSNPNGSEVITHKDRNYLSALVRKLSGERQSEQREAARVLRALTRKQSLYRAHLVREDQVIPALIHLMRSPDKETQEHAVTTLLNMSILNANKKLIVEGGAVQPMVEVLKHGSMAARENAAAALFSLSAVEDNKIVIGGSGAIPPLVELLSHGSWRGKTDAASALFNLCITRGNRGKCVRAGVVPILVELMKNGGEEEEEKSISMADEALTILALVARNEEGATTIRNAGALPLLIQYVEHSSPHNKENAMTILFLQCSRDPAYLNEVKNIGEGDGYVALLDLSINGTSRARRKAYLLLNQMHKHVSRE; this comes from the exons ATGACAGCAGTTCTTCATATGGATAGAAGCCGCAGTCAGCCATTGGCACAGTCGATTAATGTCATGAAAGCATGTGAGTTTGGGAGCATTTCAGAGGTGAAAAGGGAACTGAAGAAGCTATTGCTTCTTGTCACCCAAGACAAGGAGGATTGCAGCCCTGAAGTTTATGACGAGATCTGTGACAAGGCACAGGCATTGAAGAAGACTAAATGTCGTAAACCCTCTCCCTCCAAATTCAGATCGTTTTCTGGACAGTTGGATTCAATTCCTGTGCCGGACATTTTTCAATGTCTCATATCGTTGGACCTTATGAGAGATCCCGTCATGATTTCCAATGGGGAG ACATATGACAGGCCATTTATTGAAGCATGGCTAGATTCAGGGCACTGCACATGTCCCAAAACGCAAGAGTTCCTACCACACTTGATATTGACTCCAAATCATCTTGTTCGAACGATAATTGAGCAATGGTGCCACTGGCAGGGGCTACAACTTAAAACTTCTCTCACAAATTCCAACCCCAATGGCAGTGAAGTTATAACACACAAGGATCGTAACTATTTGAGTGCATTGGTAAGAAAACTCTCAGGGGAGCGTCAGTCAGAACAGAGAGAAGCTGCCCGGGTGCTCAGGGCTCTAACGAGAAAGCAGTCATTATACAGGGCTCATCTTGTTCGAGAAGACCAGGTGATACCAGCATTGATTCATTTGATGAGGAGCCCTGATAAAGAAACCCAGGAGCACGCAGTAACCACATTGTTAAATATGTCCATTCTCAATGCAAACAAGAAACTGATTGTGGAAGGAGGAGCTGTGCAACCCATGGTAGAGGTTCTAAAACATGGTAGCATGGCAGCCAGAGAGAATGCAGCGGCAGCTCTGTTCAGTTTATCTGCAGTAGAAGACAACAAGATTGTGATTGGTGGGTCTGGTGCCATACCCCCATTGGTGGAGCTTCTAAGTCATGGCAGTTGGAGGGGCAAGACTGATGCTGCCTCTGCACTCTTCAATTTGTGCATAACTCGAGGAAACCGAGGAAAGTGCGTACGGGCTGGCGTGGTGCCCATTTTGGTGGAGCTAATGAAGAATGGaggggaagaagaagaggagaagagcatTTCAATGGCGGATGAGGCATTGACCATTCTGGCCCTTGTAGCTAGGAATGAGGAAGGTGCCACAACCATTCGGAATGCCGGTGCCCTTCCTTTGCTTATCCAATATGTGGAGCATAGCTCTCCTCACAACAAAGAGAATGCAATGACGATACTGTTCTTACAGTGCTCTAGGGATCCTGCATATCTGAATGAGGTGAAAAATATTGGGGAAGGCGATGGGTATGTGGCATTGCTAGATCTTAGCATCAATGGGACGTCTAGAGCTAGGCGCAAGGCCTACCTCTTATTAAACCAGATGCATAAACATGTATCTAGGGAGTGA